A genomic stretch from Chitinophagaceae bacterium includes:
- the gldM gene encoding gliding motility protein GldM, with product MSLPKEPRQKMINLMYLVLTAMLALNVSAEIINAFKVVDNSLTSTNSVVDRSTGTIMESFKIKLQSPESKTKAEVWMPKAESAVQLTKTLFDYIEGIKTKLKVEAGFNPADPNSSFKEDNVDVATRIMDKQGEGEKLRIKLDEYKKAMLALDPEVGKMFEKTLPINTEIPKMNNTKLGKVTWASAYFHMTPTVAALTMLSKFQNDVKTTENRLVNEFHNRVGQVVVRFDAFEPIVGSSTSYLFPGQELEITAGLGAYSKTKLPTVSIGGSPIALNEKGLAVKKFKVGSTSGSVNVVVNYTDQDGNPQSKTTTINYTVGTATGAFVSAEKVQVLYNGLDNVLAVSGGNVGDEKVTVSINNGSLTKTGPGLYVAKPNAVGKATVTVNSDGRPSSFEFRVKNVPDPVAMVGASKGGRMQSNVFKAQQGIRAELENFVFEGVTFTVTGYVIYLTGAGFPDPQFRQVQGNSFAPVQDLINKAKPGTTITVDEVRASGPGGSRRIPGVFFNLY from the coding sequence ATGTCATTACCTAAAGAGCCCAGGCAAAAGATGATCAACCTGATGTACCTGGTGTTAACAGCAATGTTGGCACTGAACGTATCAGCAGAAATCATCAATGCATTCAAAGTGGTTGATAACAGTCTTACATCAACCAATTCAGTGGTAGACAGATCTACCGGAACGATTATGGAATCGTTCAAAATAAAATTACAGTCACCCGAATCAAAGACAAAAGCAGAAGTGTGGATGCCTAAAGCGGAGAGTGCTGTACAATTAACAAAGACCCTTTTTGACTATATCGAAGGAATAAAAACAAAGCTAAAAGTTGAAGCTGGGTTTAATCCGGCTGATCCAAACTCTTCTTTTAAAGAGGATAATGTAGACGTTGCTACCAGAATTATGGATAAGCAGGGTGAGGGAGAAAAATTAAGAATTAAGCTTGATGAGTATAAGAAAGCAATGCTTGCTCTTGATCCTGAAGTTGGAAAGATGTTTGAAAAAACACTTCCTATCAACACAGAGATTCCAAAGATGAATAATACAAAATTGGGCAAGGTTACATGGGCATCAGCATATTTTCACATGACTCCTACTGTTGCCGCATTAACCATGCTGAGTAAATTTCAGAACGACGTAAAAACTACTGAAAACCGTTTAGTGAATGAATTTCACAACCGTGTAGGACAGGTAGTGGTTCGTTTTGATGCATTTGAACCAATTGTGGGTTCAAGTACCAGTTATCTGTTCCCAGGACAGGAACTCGAAATTACAGCCGGTTTAGGAGCATACAGTAAAACAAAACTCCCTACCGTATCAATTGGAGGATCTCCAATTGCCCTGAACGAAAAAGGGTTAGCTGTAAAGAAATTTAAAGTAGGAAGCACCAGCGGTTCTGTAAATGTTGTAGTAAACTATACAGATCAGGATGGTAATCCTCAGTCAAAAACCACAACCATTAACTATACTGTAGGTACTGCTACCGGCGCTTTTGTAAGTGCTGAAAAAGTACAAGTGCTCTACAATGGTTTGGATAATGTTTTGGCTGTTAGTGGTGGTAATGTAGGCGATGAAAAAGTAACCGTAAGTATTAATAATGGATCACTAACTAAAACTGGGCCCGGCCTCTATGTTGCTAAGCCAAATGCAGTTGGTAAAGCTACTGTAACCGTTAATTCTGATGGTAGGCCAAGCAGCTTTGAATTCCGTGTAAAAAATGTACCTGATCCGGTTGCAATGGTTGGTGCAAGTAAAGGTGGCCGTATGCAGTCAAACGTTTTCAAAGCACAGCAGGGTATCAGAGCCGAACTGGAGAACTTTGTGTTTGAAGGTGTAACATTCACTGTAACAGGTTATGTAATCTATTTAACTGGTGCTGGCTTCCCTGATCCACAGTTCAGACAGGTACAAGGTAACAGCTTTGCTCCTGTGCAGGATTTGATTAATAAAGCAAAGCCAGGCACAACAATTACAGTTGATGAGGTTCGTGCATCTGGTCCGGGTGGAAGCAGAAGAATTCCCGGTGTGTTTTTTAACCTTTATTAA
- the gldL gene encoding gliding motility protein GldL encodes MAVSKSTEKITNIIVSGGAAVVIFGAWAKILHLSFADIMLTVGLLTEAGIFMVYAYLATQGYGMSDHGHDAAPAGTPALASLDKMLMQAEITPSSLKSLGENFQRLNNTVGGIKDVSDVVASTGELSAKSKEAAQVLGNMKEAYQQAAATVSSFNLAAEGTKAYHEQVQVMTKNLGSLNTIYELELQDTNNHLKTMNKFYGNLASASEAMQGSVDDAKKAHEQISSLARNLGTLNNIYGNMINAMQGR; translated from the coding sequence ATGGCAGTTTCTAAATCAACCGAAAAAATTACAAACATCATCGTATCAGGTGGTGCGGCAGTGGTAATCTTTGGTGCATGGGCAAAAATCCTTCACTTGTCTTTTGCTGATATCATGTTAACAGTAGGTCTGTTAACTGAAGCAGGTATTTTCATGGTATATGCTTATTTAGCTACACAGGGTTATGGTATGAGCGATCATGGTCATGATGCTGCTCCGGCCGGAACTCCAGCTTTAGCTTCTTTAGATAAAATGTTAATGCAGGCTGAAATCACTCCTTCAAGTTTAAAAAGCCTTGGTGAAAATTTCCAACGCCTCAACAATACAGTTGGTGGAATTAAAGATGTAAGTGATGTAGTTGCTTCAACAGGTGAGTTAAGTGCAAAATCAAAAGAAGCTGCACAGGTGCTCGGTAATATGAAAGAAGCTTACCAGCAGGCTGCTGCAACGGTTTCTTCGTTTAACCTCGCTGCAGAAGGTACAAAAGCTTACCACGAGCAGGTACAGGTAATGACCAAAAATCTTGGATCATTAAATACAATTTATGAACTGGAATTGCAGGATACTAACAATCACCTTAAAACAATGAACAAGTTTTACGGCAACCTGGCTTCAGCTTCTGAAGCAATGCAGGGAAGTGTTGATGATGCGAAAAAAGCACATGAACAAATTTCTTCGTTGGCCAGGAATCTTGGTACACTGAACAATATATACGGTAACATGATCAATGCAATGCAGGGACGTTAA
- a CDS encoding SUMF1/EgtB/PvdO family nonheme iron enzyme: MKNQLLSCLAIAALSVLASSCGKSKSSTKTANNGQLVGANYGSKTNNNTHLGMVHIPQGTFHMGPSDEDINYAYTARNRQVSISGFWMDATEITNSEYKQFVFYVRDSIAATVLGYIDPKTNAIDWKKANGIWKEKNVYEKLGSMMMAPDDRIMGKMEIDPDKLIYQEEYVDYKAAAYRKPNEPRSKFIIKNPVKIYPDTLVWVRDFSYSYNEPMSQRYFAHPAFANYPVVGVTWKQANAFCNYRTHLLNSYNDTKNYATESNYRLPSEAEWEYAARGGRSQSMFPWGNYYLRNRKGCLMANFKPGRGNYPEDGGFYTVRADAYWPNDFGLYNMAGNVAEWTGSLYYEGGYNFAHDMNPDIRYNAKDSDPPRMKRKVVRGGSWQSVGYFLQTSTRNYEYQDTAKSYVGFRCVIDLPPTMRKR; the protein is encoded by the coding sequence ATGAAGAACCAACTGTTAAGTTGCTTAGCAATCGCCGCCCTATCCGTACTTGCTTCAAGTTGCGGGAAATCTAAATCGTCAACGAAGACTGCGAACAATGGTCAATTGGTTGGTGCCAACTATGGCTCTAAAACCAATAACAATACTCACTTGGGTATGGTCCATATTCCGCAGGGAACCTTTCACATGGGTCCCAGTGACGAGGATATTAACTACGCCTATACAGCACGTAACAGGCAGGTTTCTATCAGTGGCTTTTGGATGGATGCAACTGAGATTACCAACAGCGAATACAAACAATTTGTATTTTATGTACGTGACTCCATCGCTGCAACTGTGCTGGGATATATTGATCCCAAGACAAATGCTATTGACTGGAAAAAAGCGAATGGTATCTGGAAAGAAAAAAATGTATACGAAAAACTCGGTTCTATGATGATGGCACCGGACGATCGTATCATGGGTAAAATGGAAATTGACCCTGATAAATTAATTTACCAGGAAGAGTATGTAGACTATAAAGCTGCTGCATACCGCAAACCAAACGAACCCCGTTCTAAATTCATTATTAAAAATCCGGTAAAAATTTATCCTGATACACTGGTATGGGTTCGTGATTTCTCTTACAGTTATAATGAACCAATGAGCCAGCGTTATTTTGCTCACCCTGCGTTTGCAAACTATCCTGTGGTAGGTGTTACCTGGAAACAGGCAAATGCATTCTGCAATTACCGTACACATCTCCTCAACAGTTATAACGATACAAAAAATTACGCTACAGAATCAAACTACCGTCTTCCATCAGAAGCGGAGTGGGAATATGCAGCACGTGGCGGCCGTTCACAATCAATGTTTCCATGGGGTAACTATTATCTCCGTAACAGGAAAGGTTGTCTGATGGCCAACTTTAAACCTGGTCGTGGTAACTATCCTGAAGATGGAGGTTTCTATACAGTGCGTGCGGATGCATACTGGCCAAATGATTTTGGTTTGTATAACATGGCTGGTAACGTAGCTGAGTGGACCGGTTCACTTTATTACGAAGGTGGTTACAACTTTGCACACGATATGAACCCTGATATCCGTTATAATGCGAAGGACAGTGATCCTCCCCGTATGAAGCGTAAAGTTGTTCGTGGCGGAAGCTGGCAATCTGTAGGATATTTCCTGCAAACAAGTACACGTAACTACGAATACCAGGATACGGCGAAATCTTATGTAGGCTTCCGTTGTGTGATCGATTTGCCACCAACAATGCGTAAACGTTAA
- a CDS encoding thioredoxin domain-containing protein: protein MQHTNRLAKENSPYLLQHAHNPVDWYPWGDEALQRAKAEDKPILVSIGYSSCHWCHVMERESFEDESTAAIMNQHFVNIKIDREERPDLDHVYMDALQAMTGSGGWPLNIFLTPELKPFYGGTYFPPVKAHNRGSWKDVLSGVSTAFNERRSEIEAQANELLAHLENTNSFGIEKGISIGIPVEELFLQRHADEMFANIMQTADKEWGGFGRAPKFPQTFTIRYLLQYYHFTGNKEALEQACLSLDKMIEGGIYDHVGGGFARYSTDTEWLAPHFEKMLYDNALIVMALSEAYQLTKKELYKKTIIETLQFVENEMTSPENGFYSALDADSEGVEGKYYTWTKSEVDAILKNDADLFCRYYDITDHGNWEEVNIPRTKKAAEVFCTENGLDAVAFEAKMKNCLQQLLIERGKKIRPLLDDKIILSWNALMNTAYSKAFAALGIEEYRTKAVSNMSFLVKAFQNKSEAGLLHVYKEGEAKFPGFLDDYAFLIQALIHLQEITSDTGYLEKAKELTEYVLKYFIDEESGYFFFTPEGQEDIIIRKKEVYDGAVPSGNSVLAFNLNYLGIIYDEANWKQQAIKMLSGLQQAIVRYPGSFGVWAAEVQNFIKGNNELAIIGKDYQTGRDLLLSHYSPNLVIQAAAESNRNFPLLKEKTTEYDETMFYLCRQYVCLTPTPNPLIIQDLLSEMTYYTIK, encoded by the coding sequence ATGCAGCATACCAACCGTCTTGCAAAGGAAAACAGTCCTTATTTATTACAGCATGCCCATAACCCTGTTGATTGGTATCCATGGGGCGATGAAGCTTTGCAAAGAGCAAAAGCGGAAGACAAGCCCATACTGGTAAGTATCGGTTATTCATCCTGCCACTGGTGCCATGTAATGGAACGGGAAAGTTTTGAAGACGAATCAACTGCTGCCATCATGAATCAGCATTTTGTCAATATTAAAATTGACCGTGAAGAACGCCCCGATCTTGATCATGTATACATGGATGCATTGCAGGCAATGACAGGCAGTGGCGGCTGGCCCCTGAATATTTTCCTCACTCCTGAATTGAAACCATTTTACGGAGGTACTTATTTTCCTCCTGTAAAAGCTCATAACCGTGGATCATGGAAAGATGTGCTGAGTGGAGTTTCAACCGCTTTTAACGAACGCAGATCAGAAATTGAAGCGCAGGCCAATGAACTGTTGGCTCATCTTGAGAATACCAATTCATTTGGTATTGAAAAAGGGATCAGTATTGGTATCCCGGTTGAAGAGCTGTTTTTGCAAAGACATGCTGATGAGATGTTTGCTAACATCATGCAGACCGCTGATAAAGAATGGGGAGGATTTGGAAGAGCACCAAAGTTTCCGCAAACCTTTACGATTCGGTATCTTTTACAATACTATCATTTTACAGGAAATAAGGAAGCACTTGAACAGGCCTGTTTGAGTTTGGATAAGATGATTGAAGGCGGTATTTATGATCATGTTGGTGGTGGCTTTGCCCGTTACAGTACAGATACAGAATGGCTGGCTCCGCATTTTGAAAAAATGCTGTATGATAATGCCCTTATCGTAATGGCATTGAGCGAAGCTTATCAATTAACAAAAAAGGAACTCTATAAAAAAACGATCATTGAAACCCTTCAGTTTGTTGAAAACGAAATGACTTCACCTGAAAATGGTTTTTACTCTGCTCTTGATGCAGACAGTGAAGGCGTAGAAGGAAAATATTATACCTGGACAAAATCCGAAGTTGATGCAATTCTGAAGAATGATGCTGATCTGTTTTGCCGTTACTATGATATAACTGATCATGGTAATTGGGAAGAAGTGAATATTCCCAGGACAAAGAAAGCGGCGGAGGTTTTTTGTACTGAAAACGGATTGGATGCAGTTGCCTTTGAAGCAAAGATGAAAAACTGTCTGCAGCAACTGCTTATTGAGCGGGGAAAAAAAATAAGGCCTCTGCTTGACGATAAAATAATTCTCAGCTGGAATGCACTCATGAACACAGCTTACAGCAAAGCGTTTGCAGCTCTGGGTATAGAAGAATACAGAACTAAGGCTGTGAGCAACATGTCTTTTTTAGTAAAGGCCTTTCAAAACAAAAGCGAAGCTGGGTTATTGCATGTGTACAAAGAAGGAGAGGCCAAATTCCCTGGGTTCCTCGATGATTATGCTTTTCTGATCCAGGCTTTGATCCATCTCCAGGAAATTACTTCAGATACCGGGTATCTTGAGAAAGCAAAAGAGCTGACCGAATATGTGCTGAAATATTTCATTGATGAGGAATCGGGTTATTTCTTTTTTACCCCGGAGGGCCAGGAAGATATTATTATCCGTAAAAAAGAAGTGTATGACGGAGCGGTTCCATCCGGAAACTCTGTTTTGGCTTTTAACTTAAATTACCTGGGTATTATTTATGATGAAGCAAACTGGAAACAGCAGGCCATCAAAATGCTGTCCGGTCTTCAGCAGGCCATTGTACGTTACCCCGGTTCTTTTGGAGTATGGGCAGCTGAAGTACAGAATTTTATTAAAGGAAATAATGAGCTGGCAATTATTGGAAAAGATTATCAAACCGGCAGGGATCTGCTTTTGTCTCATTATTCGCCAAACCTTGTTATCCAGGCGGCAGCAGAAAGCAACCGTAATTTCCCTTTGTTGAAAGAGAAAACTACGGAATATGATGAAACGATGTTTTACCTGTGCAGGCAGTATGTATGTCTTACACCAACGCCCAACCCCTTGATAATACAGGATCTTCTAAGTGAAATGACTTATTATACAATAAAATAG
- a CDS encoding uroporphyrinogen-III synthase — MDKHVVKANKEKGVKHVLITQPRPESEKSPYYDLARKYNLELSFHPFIRIEGVPSKDFRKQKIDIISYTAVVFTSRHAIDHFFRICEEMRISVSQETKYFCITEAIALYLQKFILYRKRKVFYGADGTNKSLFDVVNKHKSNEKFLYPCSENLDNEIMGWLRNNNCEFATPILYKTISNDVKDIISTGQFDVICFFTPSGVKSLFENLPKYKQNGTYIGAFGANTFKAVEEAGLKLQIKAPDPMAPSMVSALDKFLAQQGK; from the coding sequence ATGGATAAACACGTTGTGAAGGCAAATAAGGAAAAGGGCGTTAAACACGTTCTTATAACGCAACCAAGGCCCGAATCTGAAAAGTCGCCCTACTACGACCTTGCCAGAAAATACAACCTTGAATTATCTTTCCATCCGTTTATTCGAATTGAAGGGGTCCCCTCTAAAGATTTCAGGAAACAGAAAATCGATATTATCTCCTATACCGCTGTGGTTTTTACCAGCCGCCATGCCATTGATCATTTTTTCAGGATCTGTGAAGAGATGAGGATCTCCGTTTCGCAGGAAACAAAATATTTCTGCATCACAGAAGCTATTGCATTATACCTCCAGAAATTTATTTTATACCGAAAGCGGAAAGTTTTTTATGGCGCAGATGGCACCAATAAGAGTTTGTTTGATGTGGTGAATAAGCATAAAAGCAATGAAAAGTTTCTGTATCCCTGCAGCGAAAACCTAGATAATGAAATCATGGGCTGGCTCCGCAATAACAATTGTGAATTTGCCACACCAATTTTGTATAAGACCATCAGCAATGATGTAAAAGATATTATCTCCACCGGTCAGTTTGATGTGATTTGTTTCTTTACTCCCAGCGGCGTAAAAAGCCTGTTTGAAAATCTTCCAAAGTATAAACAGAACGGCACGTATATCGGTGCTTTTGGTGCTAATACCTTCAAAGCAGTAGAAGAAGCCGGGCTAAAATTACAGATCAAAGCTCCCGATCCAATGGCTCCAAGTATGGTTTCAGCATTGGACAAATTCCTTGCTCAGCAGGGAAAATAA
- a CDS encoding DUF4271 domain-containing protein: protein MRLLLLISALFFCCNSFAQDSTVVKKVADTLVTDTAAVTAKVDSVKPIVITPSFDSCRNYILRNLVKLNLFGKPEFFIEKEKQANEREWLFYYILGLSLLFGLLRLTYLRYFKDLFRVFFRTSLRVNQIREQLVQSGLQSLLFNMLFAVSAGTYVYLLAAHYKVSVQIPDLMIPVIASAIVAALYLGKYIFLRFSGWLFSMQNATEAYSFIVFLINKIIGVILLPFIIIIAFAQPVLVDVAITASLAIIIGLFLYRFLRAYNPIQADLKVGRFHFFIFFLAFEIAPLLVIYKVFIQFL, encoded by the coding sequence ATGCGTTTACTTTTACTCATTTCTGCTTTGTTTTTTTGCTGTAATTCTTTTGCACAGGATTCAACTGTTGTAAAAAAAGTGGCAGATACACTGGTTACGGATACTGCTGCTGTTACAGCAAAAGTTGATTCGGTTAAACCCATTGTTATTACTCCTTCATTTGATTCCTGCCGGAATTATATTTTGCGCAACCTGGTAAAACTGAACCTGTTTGGAAAGCCTGAGTTTTTTATTGAAAAGGAAAAACAGGCCAATGAAAGGGAGTGGTTGTTTTACTATATTCTTGGATTGTCCTTACTGTTTGGTTTACTCAGGTTAACTTATCTCCGGTATTTTAAAGATCTGTTCCGTGTATTTTTCAGAACCTCATTAAGGGTAAACCAGATCAGGGAACAATTGGTACAGTCGGGATTGCAGTCTCTTTTATTTAATATGCTGTTTGCAGTTTCTGCAGGCACCTATGTTTATCTGCTGGCAGCTCATTATAAGGTATCGGTTCAAATACCCGATTTAATGATTCCTGTAATTGCTTCTGCCATCGTTGCTGCCCTGTACCTCGGCAAATATATTTTCCTTCGTTTCAGCGGCTGGCTCTTCAGTATGCAGAATGCCACAGAGGCTTATTCCTTTATTGTATTCCTTATTAATAAGATCATCGGTGTTATCCTTCTGCCGTTTATCATCATCATTGCCTTTGCCCAACCTGTGCTGGTAGATGTGGCTATTACTGCTTCACTGGCAATTATTATCGGGCTTTTTCTGTACCGGTTTTTAAGGGCCTACAATCCAATTCAGGCCGACCTGAAAGTGGGACGGTTTCATTTTTTCATTTTTTTCCTTGCTTTTGAAATTGCCCCACTGCTTGTGATATACAAGGTCTTCATTCAATTTTTGTAA
- the hemW gene encoding radical SAM family heme chaperone HemW, protein MAGIYIHIPFCRQACHYCNFHFSTSLRYKNDFVAALLKEIELQSANNYLENRVIETIYFGGGTPSLLSNEEVKSILNKVHEQFGVVPDAEITLEANPDDVTDEKLAVWKAAGINRLSIGIQSLFDEDLQWMNRAHTANDAKQVIQKARAAGFDNFTVDLIYGTPGLTDDKWKQNMNWVLQQNITHLSCYALTVEEKTPLDKQIRLHQKVDVDPEQQSRQFIMLMETMKLAGFEHYEISNFAKPGHRSKHNSSYWHGTHYLGFGPSAHSFNGNSRQWNVANNQQYIQSLQQNSIPFEKEELSSVQQLNEYIMTSLRLMEGCDLNLVQEKFGEKYAVQLKAESISFVNKSWLMEADNYLVLTGEGKLFADKIAAELFFD, encoded by the coding sequence ATGGCGGGTATTTATATACATATTCCCTTTTGCAGGCAGGCATGTCATTACTGCAATTTTCATTTCAGTACAAGTCTGCGGTATAAAAACGATTTTGTTGCTGCTTTATTGAAGGAGATTGAATTACAGTCTGCAAATAATTATTTAGAGAACCGGGTAATTGAAACAATTTATTTTGGGGGAGGCACTCCCAGTTTACTTTCCAACGAAGAAGTAAAATCAATCCTGAACAAAGTTCATGAACAGTTTGGGGTTGTTCCCGATGCAGAAATAACATTAGAAGCCAACCCGGATGATGTAACCGATGAAAAACTTGCAGTGTGGAAAGCTGCCGGTATCAATCGTCTCAGCATCGGTATTCAATCATTGTTTGACGAAGACCTGCAATGGATGAACAGGGCACATACTGCTAACGATGCCAAACAGGTGATTCAAAAAGCAAGAGCCGCAGGTTTTGATAATTTCACCGTTGACTTAATTTATGGTACTCCCGGTTTAACAGACGATAAGTGGAAACAGAATATGAATTGGGTATTGCAGCAAAACATCACCCATCTTTCCTGTTATGCCTTAACGGTTGAAGAAAAAACTCCGTTGGATAAACAGATTCGTCTTCATCAGAAAGTGGATGTTGATCCGGAACAGCAGAGCCGTCAATTCATAATGCTGATGGAAACAATGAAGCTGGCTGGTTTTGAACATTACGAAATTTCCAATTTTGCAAAGCCCGGCCACCGGAGCAAACACAACAGCAGTTACTGGCACGGCACACATTATCTCGGTTTTGGACCATCGGCTCATTCATTCAATGGCAACAGCCGCCAATGGAATGTGGCAAACAATCAGCAGTACATTCAATCATTACAGCAAAATAGTATTCCGTTTGAAAAAGAAGAGCTGAGTTCTGTACAGCAGTTGAACGAATATATTATGACCAGTCTGCGATTGATGGAAGGTTGTGATCTGAATCTTGTACAGGAAAAATTCGGAGAAAAGTATGCAGTACAACTGAAAGCAGAATCCATTTCATTTGTAAATAAGAGTTGGCTGATGGAAGCTGATAATTATCTTGTCTTAACAGGTGAAGGAAAATTGTTTGCTGATAAAATTGCTGCTGAATTATTCTTCGATTAG
- a CDS encoding efflux RND transporter periplasmic adaptor subunit, whose product MSKKIWWIIGILVVVIVALVVLKKTGAVGKDEAVKVATEKITKRTIIETVSASGKVYPEDERKVSSDVSGEVVEMYVEEGDSVRKGQILARVFADVLTSARDRASSVVNQQQAQVGNTEASIASFEARLNQAKQNYDRQKKLLNDKVISKSEFETAESQYLTAQADLNAARQTVKSTKAGVQSAQASLTEANKNLSRTTVIAPMNGIVSLLAVKKGERVAGNSFSLGTEIMRVADMSKIEVRVDVGENDIPKVKIGDSAIIEVDAYNDRKFKGVVTQISSSSTSAQQQVTTTSDVTNYKVYIRIDPASYADLIDPAKGKNLPFRPGMSASADIMTTKHENIVAVPILAVTTRDKSEQASKTKAKEEQDKKKAQGQDASATENAVMTDAMEEVVFIIQKDGTVKKVAIRTNIQDNEYIEVMSGLKEGDEVISAPYNTISKTLKDGMKVKVVPKDKVYEDK is encoded by the coding sequence ATGAGTAAGAAAATTTGGTGGATCATAGGAATCCTTGTTGTAGTAATCGTTGCACTGGTTGTACTGAAAAAAACCGGGGCGGTTGGTAAAGACGAAGCCGTGAAGGTTGCAACTGAAAAAATCACTAAGCGAACAATCATTGAAACAGTAAGTGCAAGCGGCAAGGTATATCCTGAAGATGAGCGCAAGGTGAGCAGTGATGTGAGTGGTGAAGTAGTTGAAATGTATGTGGAAGAGGGCGACAGTGTTCGTAAAGGACAGATACTCGCCAGGGTATTTGCTGATGTACTTACTTCTGCAAGAGACCGTGCATCTTCTGTTGTAAATCAGCAGCAGGCGCAGGTTGGAAATACAGAAGCATCCATTGCATCTTTTGAAGCAAGACTCAACCAGGCTAAACAGAATTATGACCGCCAGAAAAAATTGCTCAACGATAAAGTTATTTCTAAATCAGAGTTTGAAACAGCCGAAAGTCAGTACCTCACTGCACAGGCCGATCTGAATGCAGCACGTCAAACAGTAAAAAGTACCAAAGCAGGTGTGCAGAGTGCACAGGCAAGTTTAACAGAAGCAAATAAAAACCTGTCACGTACTACAGTGATTGCACCTATGAACGGGATTGTTTCATTACTGGCAGTTAAAAAAGGGGAACGTGTAGCAGGTAACAGTTTCAGTTTGGGTACAGAAATTATGCGTGTGGCAGATATGAGTAAGATTGAAGTAAGAGTTGATGTTGGTGAAAATGATATTCCGAAAGTAAAAATTGGCGACAGTGCCATCATTGAAGTAGATGCATACAACGACCGGAAATTTAAAGGAGTGGTTACGCAAATTTCAAGCAGCAGTACATCTGCACAGCAACAGGTAACAACTACCAGTGATGTAACCAACTATAAAGTGTATATCCGTATTGATCCGGCTTCTTATGCTGATTTAATTGATCCTGCAAAAGGAAAAAATCTTCCTTTCCGCCCGGGTATGAGTGCAAGTGCTGATATCATGACTACAAAACATGAAAATATCGTGGCTGTTCCAATTCTTGCGGTAACCACAAGAGATAAGAGTGAACAGGCATCAAAAACAAAAGCAAAAGAAGAACAGGACAAGAAAAAGGCACAGGGCCAGGATGCTTCTGCAACGGAGAATGCTGTTATGACAGATGCAATGGAAGAAGTGGTATTCATTATTCAGAAAGACGGCACTGTAAAGAAGGTTGCCATCAGAACCAATATACAGGACAATGAATATATTGAAGTAATGAGCGGACTTAAAGAAGGCGATGAAGTAATCAGCGCTCCATACAATACCATCAGTAAAACACTGAAGGATGGCATGAAAGTGAAAGTGGTTCCCAAAGATAAAGTGTACGAAGACAAGTAA